One genomic region from Prevotella sp. Rep29 encodes:
- a CDS encoding winged helix-turn-helix domain-containing protein — MAEKKATKKATVKKAPAKTAAAPKKAAVKKVAEKKAVKTVINSENVGFKAGDVYQALATAKKALTVSEIAKAANITKEEVLLGTGWLLKEGKVKDEAGKITLA, encoded by the coding sequence ATGGCAGAAAAGAAAGCAACAAAAAAGGCTACCGTAAAGAAGGCTCCGGCTAAAACTGCCGCTGCACCTAAGAAAGCAGCTGTGAAGAAGGTAGCAGAAAAGAAAGCCGTGAAGACTGTAATCAACTCAGAGAATGTCGGATTCAAGGCAGGTGACGTGTATCAGGCACTGGCTACCGCAAAGAAAGCTCTGACAGTCAGCGAAATCGCTAAAGCCGCAAACATCACGAAAGAAGAAGTCCTCCTCGGAACAGGATGGCTCCTGAAAGAAGGAAAAGTGAAGGACGAGGCAGGCAAGATTACATTGGCTTAA